The Streptomyces collinus DNA segment ACGACCAGACTGGTATTTCAACGACGACTCCCCCTGAACTGGCGTCCAGAGTTCACAGTCTCCCAGCTATCCTACACAAGCCGAACCGAACACCAATATCAAACTGTAGTAAAGGTCCCGGGGTCTTTCCGTCCTGCTGCGCGAAACGAGCATCTTTACTCGTAGTGCAATTTCACCGGGCCTATGGTTGAGACAGTCGAGAAGTCGTTACGCCATTCGTGCAGGTCGGAACTTACCCGACAAGGAATTTCGCTACCTTAGGATGGTTATAGTTACCACCGCCGTTTACTGGCGCTTAAGTTCTCAGCTTCGCCCAGACGAATCTGAGCTAACCGGTCCCCTTAACGTTCCAGCACCGGGCAGGCGTCAGTCCGTATACATCGCCTTACGGCTTCGCACGGACCTGTGTTTTTAGTAAACAGTCGCTTCTCGCTGGTCTCTGCGGCCACCCCCAGCTCACCGAGTAAATCGGATCACCGAGTGTGGCCCCCCTTCTCCCGAAGTTACGGGGGCATTTTGCCGAGTTCCTTAACCATAGTTCACCCGAACGCCTCGGTATTCTCTACCTGACCACCTGAGTCGGTTTAGGGTACGGGCCGCCATGAAACTCGCTAGAGGCTTTTCTCGACAGCATAGGATCATCCACTTCACCACAATCGGCTCGGCATCAGGTCTCAGCCTTGTGTGATCCGGATTTGCCTGGATCACGGCCTACACCCTTACCCCGGGACAACCACCGCCCGGGATGGACTACCTTCCTGCGTCACCCCATCACTCACCTACTAACCGCTTGGTTCAGCGGCTCCACCACTCCCCTTTGCCCGAAGGCTCCAGGGCGGCTTCACGGCCTTAGCATCACGATGCTCGATGTTTGACGCTTCACAGCGGGTACCGGAATATCAACCGGTTATCCATCGACTACGCCTGTCGGCCTCGCCTTAGGTCCCGACTTACCCTGGGCAGATCAGCTTGACCCAGGAACCCTTAGTCAATCGGCGCACACGTTTCTCACGTGTGAATCGCTACTCATGCCTGCATTCTCACTCGTGAACCGTCCACAACTACCTTCCGGTGCTGCTTCACCCGGCACACGACGCTCCCCTACCCATCACGATCCCCGTTGGGGGTACATATCGCAATGACACGACTTCGGCGGTACGCTTGAGCCCCGCTACATTGTCGGCGCGGAATCACTAGACCAGTGAGCTATTACGCACTCTTTCAAGGGTGGCTGCTTCTAAGCCAACCTCCTGGTTGTCTCTGCGACTCCACATCCTTTCCCACTTAGCGTACGCTTAGGGGCCTTAGTCGATGCTCTGGGCTGTTTCCCTCTCGACCATGGAGCTTATCCCCCACAGTCTCACTGCCGCGCTCTCACTTACCGGCATTCGGAGTTTGGCTAAGGTCAGTAACCCGGTAGGGCCCATCGCCTATCCAGTGCTCTACCTCCGGCAAGAAACACACGACGCTGCACCTAAATGCATTTCGGGGAGAACCAGCTATCACGGAGTTTGATTGGCCTTTCACCCCTAACCACAGGTCATCCCCCAGGTTTTCAACCCTGGTGGGTTCGGTCCTCCACGAAGTCTTACCTCCGCTTCAACCTGCCCATGGCTAGATCACTCCGCTTCGGGTCTTGAGCGTGCTACTGAAACGCCCTATTCGGACTCGCTTTCGCTACGGCTTCCCCACACGGGTTAACCTCGCAACACACCGCAAACTCGCAGGCTCATTCTTCAAAAGGCACGCAGTCACGAGATGGAAGCAAGCTTCCATCCGACGCTCCCACGGCTTGTAGGCACACGGTTTCAGGTACTATTTCACTCCCCTCCCGGGGTACTTTTCACCATTCCCTCACGGTACTATCCGCTATCGGTCACCAGGGAATATTTAGGCTTAGCGGGTGGTCCCGCCAGATTCACACGGGATTTCTCGGGCCCCGTGCTACTTGGGTGTCTCTCAAACGAGCCGCTGATGTTTCGACTACGGGGGTCTTACCCTCTACGCCGGACCTTTCGCATGTCCTTCGCCTACATCAACGGTTTCTGACTCGTCCCACGGCCGGCAGACCGTGGAAGAGAGATCCCACAACCCCGCATACGCAACCCCTGCCGGGTCTCACACGTATACGGTTTAGCCTCATCCGGTTTCGCTCGCCACTACTCCCGGAATCACGGTTGTTTTCTCTTCCTGCGGGTACTGAGATGTTTCACTTCCCCGCGTTCCCTCCACTTGCCCTATGTGTTCAGACAAGGGTGACAGCCCATGACGACTGCCGGGTTTCCCCATTCGGAAACCCCCGGATCAAAGCCTGGTTGACGACTCCCCGGGGACTATCGTGGCCTCCCACGTCCTTCATCGGTTCCTGGTGCCAAGGCATCCACCGTGCGCCCTTAAAAACTTGGCCACAGATGCTCGCGTCCACTGTGCAGTTCTCAAACAACGACCAGCCACCCATCACCCCGCCCTCTACAGGCGAGTTCACTGGGGCCGGCGACTGAGGAAGTTCATTCCCTCAGACACCCAACAGCGTGCCCGGCCAAGTCCCGTCCGGAGATCATGCGTTCCACGCTCTTACGAGCAGTACTAGCAGCCTCCGACCCGAGGTCCTGGCCGAATAGTCAACGTTCCACCCATGAGCAACCAGCATCAGACATTCGCTGATGTACTGGCCTCTGACCTCACCCCGAAGGGATCGGTAAGAAGTGCTCCTTAGAAAGGAGGTGATCCAGCCGCACCTTCCGGTACGGCTACCTTGTTACGACTTCGTCCCAATCGCCAGTCCCACCTTCGACAGCTCCCTCCCACAAGGGGTTGGGCCACCGGCTTCGGGTGTTACCGACTTTCGTGACGTGACGGGCGGTGTGTACAAGGCCCGGGAACGTATTCACCGCAGCAATGCTGATCTGCGATTACTAGCGACTCCGACTTCATGGGGTCGAGTTGCAGACCCCAATCCGAACTGAGACCGGCTTTTTGAGATTCGCTCCACCTCGCGGTATCGCAGCTCATTGTACCGGCCATTGTAGCACGTGTGCAGCCCAAGACATAAGGGGCATGATGACTTGACGTCGTCCCCACCTTCCTCCGAGTTGACCCCGGCGGTCTCCCGTGAGTCCCCAGCACCACAAGGGCCTGCTGGCAACACGGGACAAGGGTTGCGCTCGTTGCGGGACTTAACCCAACATCTCACGACACGAGCTGACGACAGCCATGCACCACCTGTACACCGACCACAAGGGGGCGCCCATCTCTGGACGTTTCCGGTGTATGTCAAGCCTTGGTAAGGTTCTTCGCGTTGCGTCGAATTAAGCCACATGCTCCGCCGCTTGTGCGGGCCCCCGTCAATTCCTTTGAGTTTTAGCCTTGCGGCCGTACTCCCCAGGCGGGGCACTTAATGCGTTAGCTGCGGCACGGACAACGTGGAATGTTGCCCACACCTAGTGCCCACCGTTTACGGCGTGGACTACCAGGGTATCTAATCCTGTTCGCTCCCCACGCTTTCGCTCCTCAGCGTCAGTATCGGCCCAGAGATCCGCCTTCGCCACCGGTGTTCCTCCTGATATCTGCGCATTTCACCGCTACACCAGGAATTCCGATCTCCCCTACCGAACTCTAGCCTGCCCGTATCGACTGCAGACCCGGGGTTAAGCCCCGGGCTTTCACAACCGACGTGACAAGCCGCCTACGAGCTCTTTACGCCCAATAATTCCGGACAACGCTCGCGCCCTACGTATTACCGCGGCTGCTGGCACGTAGTTAGCCGGCGCTTCTTCTGCAGGTACCGTCACTTTCGCTTCTTCCCTGCTGAAAGAGGTTTACAACCCGAAGGCCGTCATCCCTCACGCGGCGTCGCTGCATCAGGCTTTCGCCCATTGTGCAATATTCCCCACTGCTGCCTCCCGTAGGAGTCTGGGCCGTGTCTCAGTCCCAGTGTGGCCGGTCGCCCTCTCAGGCCGGCTACCCGTCGTCGCCTTGGTGAGCCACTACCTCACCAACAAGCTGATAGGCCGCGGGCTCATCCTGCACCGCCGGAGCTTTCGAACCATCTGGATGCCCAGACGGATCAGTATCCGGTATTAGACCCCGTTTCCAGGGCTTGTCCCAGAGTGCAGGGCAGATTGCCCACGTGTTACTCACCCGTTCGCCACTAATCCCCACCGAAGTGGTTCATCGTTCGACTTGCATGTGTTAAGCACGCCGCCAGCGTTCGTCCTGAGCCAGGATCAAACTCTCCGTGAATGTTTTCCCGTAATCGGGATGACACGCACGAGAGCGGAACAGTCAGGCGGAATAGGCCCGACCGTTCACAGCGTCCTCGCTGTGTTTTTTCAAAGGAACCTCGACCATCGGTTGTCCGATGGACGGGGTATCAACATATCTGGCGTTGACTTTTGGCACGCTGTTGAGTTCTCAAGGAACGGTCGCTTCCTTTGTACTCACCCTCTCGGGCTTTCCTCCGGGCGCTTCCCTTCGGTCTTGCGTTTCCGACTCTATCAGATCTTTCCGATCCGATTTCCTCGGTGCTTTCCAGGTTCCCGCTTCCGCGTTTCCCTTTCCGGCGGTTCCGACTCTATCAGATCCTTTCGGGCCTGATCCCCGGTCAGCGGGGTTTGTCTTCGCGGCTGTTGGGCCGTTCCGACGTCCCTAACCTTAGCGCGCCCTCTCGGCGATTCCCAAATCGACGCCGTTCGGAGTCGATCAGATCGTCGAGTCCCAATTCGAATTGAATTCGGGCACGCCGAAAACAACCCCATCGGGATGTCGAGCTGGTGGTTTGGGTGCCGCTGCTGCGGCGGAAGTGCTGTCGAAGAACCGTTACGGCTCTGCGGCAACCCGAAGAACTTTACGGATCCGGCATGGGGCTGTCAAGCGACCCTGTCAAGATCTTTTCGGCCCGGGTGTCAGTCCAGGTCGGTGAGACGCCCGCCGGCGTCCGGCTGCGCGTGCTCGACCCGGCGCAGCAGGCGTGTGAGCACTTCGCCCAGTGCCGTGCGCTCGTCGGGGGACAGGTCCTGGAGCAGGTCCTCCTCGAAGACCGACGCCAGGCGCATCGCCTCCAGCCACTTCTCTCGCCCCTCGGATGTCAGCTCCACGATGACTCGTACGCGGTTGGACTCGTCTCGCTCACGGGTCACCAGAGATTCGGCGACCATGCGGTCGATCCGGTGGGTCATTGCGGCCGGAGTGAGGCCGAGACGCTTGGCGAGGTCGCTGGGGCCCAGGCGGTAGGGAGCTCCGGAGAGGACGAGGGCCTTGAGGACCTCCCACTCCGCGTTGCTGATGCCGAGGGCCGAGGTCTGACGGCCGTAGGCGACGTTCATGCGGCGGTTCAGGCGGGAGAGGGCCGAGACGATCTGCTCGACCTGGGGGTCTAGGTCCTGGAACTCGCGCTGGTACGCGGCGATCTGCTCTTCGAGGGTCGGCTCGCTGGGGCCGGGGGTGTCGCCCATGTGCGCAGTATCGCACGGCCGTTCTTTGCCTTGAAGTCCTTGGGTATGTACTCTTTAGCTTCGAACTTTAGTTTCGAAGTCTTCACTCCTAACTTGTGAGAGAGGTGAACGTGACCAGGGCGATGGGCGCAGCGATGCGCCGGATTCACGTGGGTAACGCACTCAGCGCGTTCGGGCTCGGCTTCACGGTCCCGTACCTGTACGTCTATGTGGCGCAGGTGCGAGGGCTTGGGGCCATGACGGCGGGTCTCGTACTCGCCGTCTTCGCCGTGGCCGCGCTGGTGGTGCTGCCGTTCGCCGGGCGGGCCATCGTCCGGCGGGGCCCGCTGCCGGTGTTGCTCGCCGCCCTGGTCACCGCCGCTCTGGGCGCGCTCAGCCTGGGCATCGCCAGCAGTGCGGCGGCCGTGCTGGTGTCGGCCTCCCTGTTGGGGGCGGGGCAGGCCGTGATGCAGCCGGCGCTCGCGACGATGATCGTGGACTGCTCGTCGGCCGAGACGCGGTCGCGTGCCTTCGCCATGCAGTTCTTCCTGCAGAACCTCGGGCTCGGCGTCGGCGGTCTCATCGGCGGGCATCTGGTCGACACCACCAGCGCCGCCTCCTTCACTCTGCTCTTCGCGATCGAGGCGGCGATGTTCCTGCTGCTGGTCGTGGTGATGGTGACCGTGCGGATGCCGCACGCGCCGCGGATCGAGGACGCCCCGAAGGCGTCTGGCCGTGGCAGCTGGAAGCAGCTGATGGGTAACCGGGCCATGGTGCAGCTGTGCGTGCTGGGCTTTGTGCTGTTCTTCGCCTGCTACGGGCAGTTCGAGTCGGGGCTGAGTGCGTACGGGGTCGAGGCCGCGGGGATCTCCACGTCCGCGCTCGGGACCGCGCTCGCCGCCAACACGCTGGTGATCGTCGTCGCGCAGTTCGCCGTGCTCCGGTTCGTGGAGCGGCGCCGGCGGTCGCGGGTGATCGCCGCCGTCGGACTGATCTGGGCCGTGGCGTGGGCCGTCGCCGGGTACGCGGGGCTCGGGCACGGGAGCCAGGAGATGGCGACGGCCGCGTTCGTCTCGACGTACGCACTGTTCGGGCTGGGTGAGGCAATGCTGTCGCCGACCGTGGCCCCGCTGGTCGCGGATCTCGCGCCGGAGGGGATGGCGGGGCAGTACAACTCGGCTTTCGCCCTGGTGAAGCAGCTCGCGCTGGCCGTCGGGCCTGCGGTGGGCGGGCCGCTGGGGGCCTCACTGCACGCGCCGTACATCGTGGCGTTCCTGGTGTTCTCCCTGGGGATCACCGTCCTGGCCGTGCGGTTGGGGCGGCAGCTGACCGATGTGCAGGATCAGCCGTGGCTCGGGAAGAGCCGGGTCGTGGCGCGGGGTGGGGCGCCCGTTTCCGCGGACGTCTGACCCGGCGCGCTCACGTCGGCTGCGTGCGCGGCAGGGCGAACTCGCACCACACCGCCTTGCCGCCGCCCGGTGTGCGGCGGCAGCCCCAGTTCGACGCGATCGTGGCGACGATGGCGATGCCCCGGCCCGATTCGTCGCCCGGTTCCGCGCGGCGGCGTCTGGGGAGGTGGTCGTCGCCGTCGGTGACCTCGATGATCAGCCGTCTGTCCGTGCGGCGCAGGCGCAGTCTCATCGGCGGGGTGCCGTGCTGGAGGGAGTTGGCGACCAGTTCGCTGGTGGCCAGGACGCCCAGGTCGTGCAGATCGGCGGGGAAGCGCCAGCTGGTCAGCACGCCGGAGGCGAAGGCACGCGCGCGGGGGGCCGCTTCCACGCCGCCCAGGAGTTCCAGGGCGGCGTTGCGGAAGAGCTCGCTGTCCGCTCCCGTGCGGGCGGGGTGCTGGAGGACCAGGACGGCCACGTCGTCGTCGTGGTCGGGTGTCACTCCCGCCGAGCGGACCAGGCGGTCGCAGACGACCTGGGGGGTGCCGGTGGCTCCGGCCAGGGCGCTTTCCAGGGCGGCGATGCCCTCGTCCAGGTCCGCGTCGCGGCGCTCGACCAGGCCGTCCGTGTAGAGGACGGCCGTGGAGCCGGGGGCGAGGGGGATCGAGCCCGAGGTGTGCATCCAGCCGCCGGTGCCGAGCGGGGGGCCGGTGGGTTCTTCGGCGCGCAGGACCGTGCCGTTCTCGTCGCGGACGAGGATCGGGAGGTGGCCCGCCGAGGAGTAGATCAGCTTGCCCTCGTTCGGGTCGTGGATGGCGTACGCGCAGGTGGCGATCTGGTTGGCGTCGATCTCGGCGGCCAGGCCGTCCAGGAGCTGGAGGACCTCGTGCGGGGGGAGGTCGAGGCGGGCGTAGGCGCGGACCGCCGTGCGGAGCTGGCCCATGACCGCCGCGGCGCGGACGCCCCGGCCCATGACGTCGCCGATGACCAGGGCCGTGCGGCCGCCGCCCAGGGTGATGACGTCGTACCAGTCGCCGCCGACCGCGGCTTCCGTGCCGCCGGGGTGGTAGGTGGCGGCGATGCGCAGGTCGTCCGGCTGTTCGAGCTCCTGGGGGAGCAGGGAACGCTGCAGGGTGACCGCCGTTTCGCGCTGGCGGCGTTCGCTGGCACGCAGGCGTTCGGCCGCTTCGGCGTGGTCGGTGACGTCGGTGGCGAAGACGAGGACGCCGCGGCCGTCGCTGCCGCCCTTGCCGTCGCCCTGGGCGACCGGGGTGCAGGTGAAGGTGTAGGAGCGGCCGTCGGGGGCCTTGCGGGACTTGACCGTGCGCGGCTTGCCACTGCGCTGGACCTGGTCCAGGAGGGGGAACAGGCCGAGGCCGTCCAGCTCGGGGAGGGCCTCGCGCGCGCGTTCACCCAGGGGGCGTACGCCGAAGGCGGTCGTGTAGGCGTCGTTGACGTAGGCGATGCGGTGGTCGGGGCCGTGGACCAGGGCGACGAGGGACGGGACGCGGTCGAGGACCTCACGCACCCGCAGTTCGTCGACGGCGGGTACGGACGGTGACTCGTCGGTCAGTTGTTCGGCACGGGCGGCGGGTACGGAGCCTTCCCCCCGCCGGTCCGGGGAGGCCGTCTGCTCGGTCCGCGCTGCGGCGCGGCGCTGCGTTCCGGGGAGCCGGGCGCTCCAGCGCGTGAAGTTCACGAATCCTTGCCTCGTGTAGTGGTCGGCGGCCGGCACCGGAACCGGCCGGGGCCCCGGAGGGCCCGCACCGGGACGTGGGGTGGCACGCCCGCGGTGGTGGACCAGTCTGGCAGTGCGCGGACCGGACCGACATCCGTCAGACGCCGGGCCGGCCGGTGGAGTTCCTGGGTCCGGTCAGGACGACCCCTTCGGGTTGTTCGGGGGGTCCTGAGAAGGCTTTCCACCGGCCGCGAGTTCGAACTCCGCCCGGGGGTGTTCGAGTGAACCCAGGGAGACGATCTCCCGTTTGAACAGACCGGACAGGGCCCATTCGGCGAGCACGCGCGCCTTGCGGTTGAAGGTGGGCACGCGGCTGAGGTGGTAGGCGCGGTGCATGAACCAGGCGGGGTAGCCCTTGAGCTTGCGCCCGTAGACGTGGGCGACGCCCTTGTGCAGGCCCAGGGAGGCGACCGAGCCGGCGTAGGCGTGTTCGTACGTCTCCAGGGGTTCGCCGCGCAGGGAGTGGACGATGTTGTCGGCGAGGACCTTGGCCTGGCGGACGGCGTGCTGGGCGTTGGGGGCGCACTCGCGGCCCGGTTCCTCGGCGGTGACATCGGGGACGGCGGCGGCATCTCCCGCGGCCCAGGCGTGCGTGGTGCCCTCGACCGACAGCTCCGGCGTGCAGGTGAGGCGTCCGCGGCCGTTGCGGGGCAGGTCGGTGGCGGCGAGCACCGGGTGGGGTTTCACGCCGGCGGTCCAGACGACCGTACGGGTGGGGAAGCGGGCGCCGTCGCTGAGGACGGCGACCCGGTCGGCGCAGGATTCGAGGCGGGTCTCCAGGCGCACGTCGATGTTGCGGCGGCGCAGCTCGGTGACGGTGTAGCGGCCCATCTCCTCGCCGACCTCGGGCAGGATGCGGTCCGAGGCCTCGACGAGGATCCACTTCATGTCGTCGGGCTGGATGTTGTGGTAGTAGCGCGCGGCGTAGCGGGCCATGTCCTCCAGTTCGCCGAGTGCCTCCACGCCCGCGAAGCCGCCGCCGACGAAGACGAAGGTGAGGGCCGCGTCGCGGATCGCGGGGTCGCGGGTGGAGGAGGCGATGTCCATCTGCTCGATGACGTGGTTGCGCAGGCCGATGGCCTCCTCGACGGTCTTGAAGCCGATGCCGTGGTCGGCGAGGCCGGGGACCGGCAGGGTGCGCGAGACGGAGCCGGGGGCGAGGACGAGCTGGTCGTAGGAGAGCCGCTGTCCGCCCATGCCCTCCTCCTCGGTGGCGAGGGTGGTGACGGTGGCGGTGCGTTTGGCGTGGTCGACGGCGGTGACCTCGCCGATCAGGATCCGGCACCGGTCGAGGACGCGGCGCAGCGGTACGACGACGTGGCGGGGCGAGATGGCGCCCGCCGCGGCCTCGGGGAGGAACGGCTGGTAGGTCATGTACGGGTCGGGGGTGACGACGGTGATCTCCACCTCGCCCCGGTCCAGTTCCCGTTTCAGTCTGCGCTGCAGGCGCAGGGCCGTGTACATCCCGACGTAGCCACCACCGACAACGAGAATGCGCGCACGTTCCTTCACCATCCCATGACGCACCCGACGCTTGAGTTTGTCCACAGCCTCGACGAATTGTGTGACCGGAGCGGGAGAGCGCGCGGAGTTGGCCGGAATCCGGACCTGCTGCGCATAAGTGCAGGTCAGAAGGGGTGGTGCGAGGGGCGCACGGGGGCACATTCAGGACGTATGCGACCCGTACTCCGATCGGTGGGCGCTCCGTGCGGAACGTGCCCCTTCTGAATTGACTCCCTCTCAACTATGTTCGTGTGTCGACGGGGTGTAGGGGGATGTGCTCACCGGGTCCGCGACGGGCGGGCCCGCGGACCCGAGCCGTTCCCCGACCCCGGCATCGAATGGCGGGGAGTGTCTCCGGGGGGAGACGTCATTACCGGGGGAATGCTTATGCATGTTCAGGACTCTCATTGGTCGCCTGCGTCCGCGGTCGCGGCGGGTGGCATGACGATGAGCGCGGCGGGCAACGGACGCGACGTGTCGCGGACGACGCCGCTGCGCGTGGACGCACAGCGCAATCTGGAGCACGTGCTGCGGGCGGCGCGCGAGGTCTTCGGCGAGCTGGGGTACGGCGCGCCGATGGAGGACGTGGCGCGGCGCGCGCGGGTCGGTGTGGGCACGGTGTACCGGCGGTTCCCGAGCAAGGACGTCCTGGTGCGGCGGATAGCCGAGGAGGAGACCTCCCGGCTGACCGACCAGGCGCGTGCGGCGCTCGGGCAGGAGGACGAGCCGTGGTCGGCCCTGTCGCGCTTCCTGCGGACGTCGGTGGCCTCCGGCGCCGGGCGGCTGCTGCCGCCGCAGGTGCTGCGGGTCTCGGTCGAGGACGGCGCTTCAGGCCCGCGGGTGCCGCAGCAGCGGACCCAGCCGGGCGGGACGGAGCTGCGGCTGGTGCCGGACCAGCCGGTCGCGGTCGCCGCGGTGCCGACGGTCGCGGGCGAGGACGACGCCGGGACGTCGGCGCTGCTGGAGGTCGTGGGCCAGCTCGTGGACCGGGCGCGTGCGGCCGGTGAGCTGCGGGCGGACGTGTCGGTGTCGGACGTGCTGCTGGTGATCGCCACGGCCGCGCCCTCACTGCCGGACGCCGCACAGCAGGCGGCCGCGTCGGCCCGGCTGCTGGACATCCTGCTGGAGGGGCTGCGCTCGCGACCGGCGTGAGCCGCCCCCCTCCGGGCCCTGAGGGCCGGGCACTGAGAGCCCGGCCTGAGGGAAAGGGGAAGCCTTCCCCGGATGGGTGGCGGTTAGTACTGCCGTGCGGCAAATCCCCACGGATGGGTGATCGTCCGAACTCCGGGGGTCTGACCAAAAGCCAATATGGCACGCTGACCCGGTGGTCTGGACGGGTTGGGTGGCTGGCGGGGGCTTTCCGCGATGAGCGTTGACGGTCGGGACGAGCCGGGCGGCAGTGGGAGCGGCGACGCCTCGGCCGGCGACGCGGTCCCGCCGCAGGTGCCGAGCCAGGGCGGCCGCGCGAGCGTGCCGCCCGGCGGGCACCCCGTCGAGGTCTCGGTCCCGGCCCAGCGCGACCGGCGCGAGGACGGCGTCCTGCCGCCACCGCGTGAACTGCCGCCGTCCGACACCGACCTCATCGACCGGATGCGCTCGGGCGACGACACGGCGTACGAGGAGCTGTACCGGCGCCATGCGCAAGCCGTGCGCCGGTACGCCCGGACCTGCTGCCGTGACGCCCACACCGCGGACGACCTGACCGCCGAGGTCTTCGCCCGCATGCTCCAGGCGGTGCGCGGCGGTGCGGGCCCGGCGCACGCCGTGCGCGCCTACCTGCTCACCTCCGTCCGACGCGTGGCCGCCTCCTGGACGAGGTCGGCGCGGCGCGAGCAGCTCGTCGACGACTTCGCGGTGTTCGCCGCCCAGTCCGCACGCGGGCCCGACGTGTCCGACGACGACACGGTCGAACTGGGCGCGGACGTACGGGCGATGCACCACGCCGAGCAGTCCATGGCCATGCGGGCCTTCCGGTCGCTGCCGGAGCGCTGGCAGGCCGTGCTGTGGCACACCGAGATCGAGGACGAGTCGCCCAGCGAGGTCGCCACGCTGTTCGGGCTGGACGCCAACGGCACCCGCGTGCTCGCCAGCCGGGCCCGCGAGGGCCTCAAGCAGGCCTACCTCCAGGCCCACGTCAGCGCCACGCTCACCGGTGACGAGGAGTGCGCCCGCTACGCCGACCAGCTCGGCACCTACGCCCGAGGCCGGCTGCGCACCCGGGCCGAGCGGGGGCTGCGCAAGCACCTGGACGAGTGCGCGAAGTGCCGGCTGGCGGCCCTGCAGATCGAGGAAGTGGCCGGCGGCATCCCGGCCGTCGTGCCGGTCGCGGTCATCGGCTGGTTCGGGGCCGCCGGGTACGCGAAGGCGGCCGGGCTCATCGCCGGGGGCGCGGGGGCGGCGGGTGCGGCGGGTGCGGCGGGTGCGGCCGCGGGGGCAGGTGGCTCTGCCTCCGGGGCGAGTGGGGCGGCCACTGGGGCGAGTGGCTCGGCCGGTGGGGCGGCCACTGGAGGCGGCGGTTCGGTCGGCGGAGGCGGTGGTGCGATGGCCTCCGAGGGGGTCGGCGCCCCCGTGAAGGCCGGTGTCGCGGCCGGTGTGGTCACCGTCGGCGTGGTGGCGGCGGTGGTGATGGCACTGGCCGGCAACGAGAAGCCGAAGCCGGAGGCCGAGGGCACCACCTCACCCCCTCCGCCGTCGTCGGTGGCACGCCCGGGCGAGCCCACGCCCACACCCTCGCCCCCGCCGTCCTCCACACGGCCCGGCCCGGGGCCGCGACCGCCGGAGATCGTGTCCGCACGCGCCCAGACGCCCGCGCCGGCACCGAGCTCAAGGACCAGCCCGAGTCCGGAACCGGACCCGGACCCCACGCCGACCCGGACCCCCGCTCCACCGCCCGAGTCCCCGAGGCCCACACCGCCTCCGGCCCCCACACCGACGCCCACTCCCCCGCCGCCCCCGCCCGCTCCGGCCGTCTACCAGTGGAGCGAACTGTCGTACGACATCAACGGCGACGGCACGAAACCCGAGATGCGGATCGGTTCGAGCAGCTGGGTCTGGAAGCGGTCCGGCCTGTCGGTCGGCGCCCAGCGGTACGCGCACGGCGTCACCGTGCACGGCCGCTCGTCCGTCACCATCGACCTCAACCGCCCCTGCTTGTCGTACGACGCGCTCGTAGGGGTGGACGACATGACGCTGCGGCTCGGCAAGGTGTACTTCTCCGTCTACGCCGACGGTGTCCGGCTGTGGCGGTCGCCGCTGGTCGAGGGCGGTGACCCGGCCGTGCCCGTCCATGTGAACCTCGCCGGCCGCAGCACGGTCCGGCTGGTGGTGGAACCGCGCAGCGCCCTGGACAACCTGATGCCGGTGGACTGGGCGGAGTCCAGGTTCACCTGCGGCTAGCCCCACGGGGACGGCGGCTCACACCACCCCGCCGGCTGCGTACGCGCTGTGCGCCTCGTCCAGCTCGTGCAGGACGTCGTCCGCGGTGAGCGCCGTGCCCCGAGCACGCTCCGCCTCGCACCGGGCACTCCCCAGGGCGGCGCGGACGGCGGCCTCGGCACGCTCCACCGGGGCGCGCTCCGGCAGGGAGCGCGGGCGGCCGGCCCGCCAGTGGTCGGCGGTGCCGAGCAGCCGGGCCGCGCGGGCGAAGTCACCGAGGTCCGCGAGCAGTCCCGCCGCGCCGTCCACCACCGTGGCCCGGATCACGTCCGAGCACCGCTTGACCACTGCTTCGCGCAGGGCTCCGGTCGCCCTGGGCAGCGCGGACCGCGGGCCGGACTCCCGAGCCGTGATCGCGGCGTCGAGCAGGAGCAGCATCACCATGAACTGAGGCGGCGGAGTGCCCGTGCCGGTGTTCGCCCGGGCCTCCTCGCACCACAG contains these protein-coding regions:
- a CDS encoding sigma-70 family RNA polymerase sigma factor codes for the protein MSVDGRDEPGGSGSGDASAGDAVPPQVPSQGGRASVPPGGHPVEVSVPAQRDRREDGVLPPPRELPPSDTDLIDRMRSGDDTAYEELYRRHAQAVRRYARTCCRDAHTADDLTAEVFARMLQAVRGGAGPAHAVRAYLLTSVRRVAASWTRSARREQLVDDFAVFAAQSARGPDVSDDDTVELGADVRAMHHAEQSMAMRAFRSLPERWQAVLWHTEIEDESPSEVATLFGLDANGTRVLASRAREGLKQAYLQAHVSATLTGDEECARYADQLGTYARGRLRTRAERGLRKHLDECAKCRLAALQIEEVAGGIPAVVPVAVIGWFGAAGYAKAAGLIAGGAGAAGAAGAAGAAAGAGGSASGASGAATGASGSAGGAATGGGGSVGGGGGAMASEGVGAPVKAGVAAGVVTVGVVAAVVMALAGNEKPKPEAEGTTSPPPPSSVARPGEPTPTPSPPPSSTRPGPGPRPPEIVSARAQTPAPAPSSRTSPSPEPDPDPTPTRTPAPPPESPRPTPPPAPTPTPTPPPPPPAPAVYQWSELSYDINGDGTKPEMRIGSSSWVWKRSGLSVGAQRYAHGVTVHGRSSVTIDLNRPCLSYDALVGVDDMTLRLGKVYFSVYADGVRLWRSPLVEGGDPAVPVHVNLAGRSTVRLVVEPRSALDNLMPVDWAESRFTCG